Proteins co-encoded in one Streptococcus pyogenes genomic window:
- the era gene encoding GTPase Era produces MFKSGFVAILGRPNVGKSTFLNHVMGQKIAIMSDKAQTTRNKIMGIYTTETEQIVFIDTPGIHKPKTALGDFMVESAYSTLREVETVLFMVPADEKRGKGDDMIIERLKAAKIPVILVINKIDKVHPDQLLEQIDDFHSQMDFKEVVPISALEGNNVPTLIKLLTDNLEEGFQYFPEDQITDHPERFLVSEMVREKVLHLTQQEVPHSVAVVVESMKRDEETDKVHIRATIMVERDSQKGIIIGKQGAMLKKIGKMARRDIELMLGDKVYLETWVKVKKNWRDKKLDLADFGYNEKEY; encoded by the coding sequence ATGTTTAAATCAGGCTTTGTAGCCATTCTTGGTCGTCCAAATGTTGGCAAATCCACCTTTTTAAATCACGTCATGGGGCAAAAAATTGCCATCATGAGTGACAAGGCTCAGACCACCCGTAATAAAATTATGGGCATTTACACCACAGAAACAGAACAAATTGTCTTTATTGATACGCCAGGTATTCATAAACCAAAGACCGCCCTTGGTGATTTTATGGTTGAATCTGCTTATAGTACTTTACGTGAAGTTGAGACGGTTCTTTTCATGGTTCCTGCCGATGAAAAGCGTGGTAAGGGTGACGACATGATTATCGAGCGGCTAAAAGCAGCTAAGATTCCCGTTATTTTAGTCATCAACAAAATTGATAAGGTTCATCCAGACCAACTTTTGGAACAGATTGATGACTTCCATAGCCAAATGGATTTTAAAGAAGTGGTCCCAATTTCTGCCCTAGAAGGTAATAATGTGCCAACTTTGATCAAGTTATTAACTGATAATCTTGAAGAAGGTTTCCAATATTTTCCAGAAGATCAGATTACTGATCATCCAGAACGTTTCCTTGTGTCAGAAATGGTTCGTGAGAAGGTACTGCATTTGACGCAACAAGAGGTTCCACATTCCGTAGCTGTTGTTGTCGAATCCATGAAGCGAGATGAAGAGACTGATAAAGTGCATATCCGTGCAACCATTATGGTGGAGCGCGATAGCCAAAAAGGCATCATCATTGGAAAACAAGGAGCCATGCTCAAAAAAATCGGAAAAATGGCGCGCCGTGATATTGAACTCATGTTAGGCGACAAGGTCTACTTAGAAACGTGGGTCAAAGTCAAGAAAAACTGGCGGGATAAAAAGCTTGATTTAGCTGATTTTGGCTATAATGAGAAAGAATACTAA
- a CDS encoding uracil-DNA glycosylase family protein, giving the protein MDDLTKAIMADEANLSYTERGIFPLYDAPQTARIIIVGQAPGIVAQGTKLYWNDRSGIRLRDWLGVDNDTFYHSGLFGIIPMDFYYPGKGKSGDLPPREGFAAKWHPPLRALMPEVELTILVGRYAQDFYLGNKAYKTLTETVRHFEDYLPDYFPLVHPSPRNQLWLAKNPWFEQDLLPILQKRVEAILTK; this is encoded by the coding sequence ATGGATGATTTAACCAAAGCTATTATGGCAGATGAGGCTAATCTCTCCTATACCGAAAGAGGTATTTTTCCTTTATATGATGCTCCTCAAACAGCTAGGATTATTATTGTTGGCCAAGCTCCTGGAATAGTAGCTCAAGGAACCAAACTTTACTGGAATGATCGTAGTGGCATCCGCTTACGAGACTGGCTAGGTGTGGACAATGACACCTTTTACCACTCAGGATTGTTTGGCATTATCCCTATGGATTTCTATTATCCTGGTAAGGGAAAATCCGGTGACTTACCACCTAGAGAAGGTTTTGCGGCTAAGTGGCACCCGCCATTAAGAGCATTGATGCCAGAAGTTGAATTGACGATTTTGGTTGGTCGCTATGCTCAGGACTTTTACCTTGGTAACAAGGCTTACAAAACCTTAACTGAAACAGTCCGTCACTTTGAGGATTACTTGCCAGACTATTTTCCACTTGTTCATCCTTCTCCAAGAAACCAATTGTGGTTAGCTAAGAACCCCTGGTTTGAGCAGGATTTATTACCTATCTTGCAAAAACGTGTGGAGGCAATTCTAACCAAATAG
- a CDS encoding YozE family protein has translation MRKSFYSWLMTQRNPKSNEPVAILADLVFDDTTFPKHTNDFELISRYLEDQASFSFNLGQFDEIWEDYLAH, from the coding sequence ATGAGAAAATCATTTTACAGCTGGCTGATGACACAACGTAACCCTAAATCAAATGAACCTGTGGCGATTTTAGCAGATTTGGTGTTTGATGACACCACTTTTCCAAAGCATACCAATGATTTTGAACTCATTAGTCGGTATCTAGAAGATCAAGCTAGTTTTTCCTTTAATTTAGGTCAATTTGATGAAATCTGGGAAGATTATCTAGCACATTAA
- a CDS encoding diacylglycerol kinase family protein, with the protein MALHDNNTTKRKWKNRTITSSLEFALTGVFTAFKEERNLRSHLLSACLACVAGLFFSISAIEWLFLLLAIFLVITLEIVNSAIENVVDLASDYHFSMLAKNAKDMAAGAVLMISGYAVLTGLIIFIPKIWNIFVH; encoded by the coding sequence ATGGCCTTACACGACAATAATACCACCAAACGGAAATGGAAAAACAGAACCATTACCTCAAGCTTGGAGTTTGCCTTGACAGGGGTTTTCACAGCTTTTAAGGAAGAACGCAATCTCAGAAGCCACCTTTTGTCTGCCTGTTTAGCTTGTGTTGCTGGTTTATTTTTTAGCATTTCAGCCATCGAATGGTTATTTTTACTTCTAGCCATTTTTTTGGTCATTACCTTAGAAATTGTCAATTCTGCTATTGAAAATGTAGTTGATTTGGCTAGTGACTATCACTTTTCTATGCTAGCTAAAAATGCCAAGGATATGGCAGCAGGTGCTGTTTTGATGATTTCTGGCTATGCTGTCTTGACAGGACTTATTATTTTTATTCCTAAAATTTGGAATATTTTCGTTCATTAA
- a CDS encoding PhoH family protein has product MQEYSIDITLTHPDDVLALFGSNERHLKLIEAHLGVIVHARTERVQVIGDDEEAVELARLTIKALLVLVGRGMVVNTSDVVTALSMAESHQIDQFMALYEEEIIKDNYGKAIRVKTLGQKTYVDSVKRHDVVFGVGPAGTGKTFLAVTLAVTALKRGQVKRIILTRPAVEAGESLGFLPGDLKEKVDPYLRPVYDALYHILGKEQTTRLMERDVIEIAPLAYMRGRTLDDAFVILDEAQNTTIMQMKMFLTRLGFNSKMIVNGDTSQIDLPRNVKSGLIDATQKLQGIKQIDFVYFSAKDVVRHPVVADIIKAYETSSEEMKDLLKPKASDVEADYQPGLTKYPVIGQEH; this is encoded by the coding sequence TTGCAAGAGTATTCTATTGACATTACCTTAACCCATCCTGATGATGTTTTAGCTCTTTTTGGTAGCAACGAGCGTCATTTGAAGCTAATAGAAGCTCATTTAGGAGTTATTGTTCACGCAAGAACCGAGCGAGTCCAAGTGATTGGTGATGATGAAGAAGCTGTGGAATTGGCTCGATTGACCATCAAAGCCCTACTGGTTCTAGTGGGTCGTGGCATGGTGGTCAACACATCAGATGTGGTGACAGCTTTATCTATGGCAGAATCTCATCAGATTGACCAATTTATGGCGCTTTATGAAGAAGAAATCATTAAAGATAACTATGGTAAGGCAATACGAGTCAAAACATTAGGTCAAAAAACCTATGTTGATAGTGTCAAACGTCATGATGTGGTTTTTGGTGTAGGACCTGCAGGGACAGGTAAAACCTTCTTAGCTGTTACGCTTGCAGTCACTGCTCTGAAAAGAGGACAGGTAAAGCGTATTATTTTGACGCGTCCTGCGGTAGAAGCTGGCGAAAGCCTAGGTTTTTTACCAGGCGATTTGAAAGAAAAGGTGGATCCTTACCTCAGACCTGTTTACGATGCCCTTTATCACATTTTAGGCAAGGAACAAACCACACGCCTGATGGAACGAGATGTGATTGAGATTGCTCCGTTAGCTTATATGCGAGGTCGTACTCTGGATGACGCTTTTGTTATCTTAGATGAGGCTCAAAACACGACCATCATGCAAATGAAGATGTTTTTGACCCGTCTTGGTTTTAATTCTAAAATGATTGTCAATGGAGATACGAGTCAGATTGACCTCCCTCGAAATGTCAAGTCTGGTTTGATTGATGCTACTCAGAAATTACAAGGCATTAAACAGATTGATTTTGTCTATTTCTCTGCTAAGGATGTTGTCCGACATCCTGTTGTGGCTGATATTATCAAGGCTTATGAAACGTCCTCAGAGGAGATGAAGGACTTACTAAAACCTAAGGCTAGTGACGTTGAAGCTGATTACCAGCCAGGCTTGACAAAATACCCTGTGATCGGTCAAGAGCACTAA
- the msrA gene encoding peptide-methionine (S)-S-oxide reductase MsrA has protein sequence MERAIFAGGCFWCMVQPFEEQAGILSVRSGYTGGHLPNPSYEQVCAKTTGHTEAVEIIFDPKQIAYKDLVELYWTQTDPTDAFGQFEDRGDNYRPVIYYTTERQKEIAEQSKANLQASGRFDQPIVTTIEPAEPFYLAEDYHQGFYKKNPKRYAQSSAIRHQFLEENWS, from the coding sequence ATGGAAAGAGCCATTTTTGCAGGAGGTTGTTTCTGGTGTATGGTGCAACCTTTTGAGGAGCAAGCAGGTATTTTGTCAGTCAGAAGTGGCTACACAGGTGGGCATCTCCCAAATCCTAGCTATGAACAAGTTTGTGCCAAAACAACAGGACATACAGAAGCTGTTGAAATTATTTTTGACCCTAAGCAAATCGCTTATAAAGATTTGGTAGAGCTCTATTGGACGCAGACGGATCCAACAGACGCCTTTGGGCAATTTGAAGATCGTGGGGACAACTACCGTCCTGTCATTTACTACACAACGGAAAGACAAAAAGAAATTGCAGAGCAATCAAAAGCAAACTTGCAAGCTTCAGGACGTTTTGACCAACCCATTGTCACCACTATTGAACCAGCAGAGCCATTTTATCTCGCAGAGGATTATCACCAAGGATTTTATAAAAAGAATCCCAAGCGGTATGCACAAAGCAGTGCTATTCGTCATCAGTTTTTAGAGGAGAATTGGTCATGA
- the ybeY gene encoding rRNA maturation RNase YbeY: protein MYIEMIDETGQVSQEIMEQTLDLLNFAAQKTGKEEKEMSVTFVTNERSHELNLEYRDTDRPTDVISLEYKPETPILFSQEDLAADPSLAEMMAEFDAYIGELFISIDKAREQSQEYGHSFEREMGFLAVHGFLHINGYDHYTLEEEKEMFTLQEEILTAYGLTRQ, encoded by the coding sequence ATGTATATCGAGATGATTGACGAAACGGGACAAGTTTCGCAAGAGATTATGGAGCAAACACTTGATTTGCTCAATTTTGCTGCTCAAAAGACGGGCAAAGAAGAAAAAGAAATGTCTGTGACCTTTGTGACCAATGAAAGAAGTCATGAACTCAACTTAGAATACCGAGATACTGATCGTCCAACAGATGTGATTTCTCTAGAATATAAGCCAGAAACGCCTATTTTATTTAGTCAAGAGGATTTGGCTGCTGATCCTAGTTTGGCAGAGATGATGGCAGAGTTTGATGCTTATATTGGCGAATTGTTTATTTCTATTGACAAGGCGCGTGAGCAGTCCCAAGAATATGGGCACTCTTTTGAGCGTGAAATGGGATTTTTGGCTGTTCATGGATTCTTACATATTAATGGGTATGATCACTACACCCTTGAAGAAGAAAAAGAGATGTTTACCTTACAGGAAGAGATTTTGACTGCTTATGGCCTTACACGACAATAA
- a CDS encoding oleate hydratase codes for MYYTSGNYEAFATPRKPEGVDQKSAYIVGTGLAGLAAAVFLIRDGHMAGERIHLFEELPLAGGSLDGIEKPHLGFVTRGGREMENHFECMWDMYRSIPSLEIPGASYLDEFYWLDKDDPNSSNCRLIHKRGNRVDDDGQYTLGKQSKELIHLIMKTEESLGDQTIEEFFSEDFFKSNFWVYWATMFAFEKWHSAVEMRRYAMRFIHHIDGLPDFTSLKFNKYNQYDSMVKPIIAYLESHDVDIQFDTKVTDIQVEQTAGKKVAKTIHMTVSGEAKAIELTPDDLVFVTNGSITESSTYGSHHEVAKPTKALGGSWNLWENLAAQSDDFGHPKVFYQDLPAESWFVSATATIKHPAIEPYIERLTHRDLHDGKVNTGGIITITDSNWMMSFAIHRQPHFKEQKENETTVWIYGLYSNSEGNYVHKKIEECTGQEITEEWLYHLGVPVDKIKDLASQDYINTVPVYMPYITSYFMPRVKGDRPKVIPDGSVNLAFIGNFAESPSRDTVFTTEYSIRTAMEAVYSFLNVERGIPEVFNSAYDIRELLKAFYYLNDKKAIKDMDLPIPALIEKIGHKKIKDTFIEELLKDANLM; via the coding sequence ATGTATTATACTAGTGGTAATTACGAAGCTTTTGCAACACCTCGAAAACCTGAAGGGGTAGATCAGAAATCAGCTTATATTGTTGGTACTGGTTTAGCTGGTTTAGCAGCAGCTGTTTTCCTTATTCGCGATGGGCATATGGCTGGGGAACGCATTCATCTGTTTGAGGAATTGCCTTTAGCAGGTGGTTCTTTAGATGGTATTGAAAAGCCTCATCTTGGTTTTGTGACCCGTGGTGGTCGTGAGATGGAAAATCATTTTGAGTGTATGTGGGACATGTATCGGTCTATTCCCTCACTGGAAATTCCCGGTGCGTCTTATTTAGATGAATTTTATTGGTTGGATAAGGATGATCCTAACTCATCCAACTGTCGTTTGATTCACAAGAGAGGAAATCGTGTGGATGATGACGGCCAGTATACGCTCGGTAAACAGTCAAAAGAATTAATCCATTTAATCATGAAGACAGAAGAATCTCTAGGAGACCAAACCATTGAAGAGTTCTTCTCAGAAGATTTCTTTAAGAGTAATTTTTGGGTGTATTGGGCAACCATGTTTGCTTTTGAAAAATGGCATTCTGCTGTAGAAATGCGACGCTATGCGATGAGGTTTATCCACCATATTGATGGTTTGCCAGATTTCACCTCCCTCAAGTTCAACAAATATAACCAATATGACTCTATGGTCAAACCGATTATTGCTTACCTAGAATCACACGACGTTGACATCCAATTTGACACAAAAGTCACTGATATTCAGGTGGAGCAAACAGCTGGTAAAAAGGTAGCAAAAACCATCCATATGACGGTGTCTGGGGAGGCTAAGGCGATTGAGCTAACACCTGATGATTTGGTTTTTGTGACCAATGGTTCTATTACTGAAAGCAGCACATACGGTAGTCATCACGAAGTGGCTAAGCCAACCAAAGCGTTAGGTGGTTCTTGGAATTTATGGGAAAATCTAGCTGCTCAATCAGATGATTTTGGTCATCCTAAAGTGTTTTACCAGGACTTGCCTGCTGAAAGCTGGTTTGTGTCTGCTACAGCAACCATAAAACACCCAGCTATCGAGCCTTATATAGAACGTTTGACCCACCGTGACTTGCACGATGGCAAAGTGAACACTGGCGGCATCATCACTATTACAGATTCTAACTGGATGATGAGCTTTGCCATTCACCGTCAACCTCATTTTAAAGAACAAAAAGAAAATGAGACCACTGTCTGGATTTACGGTCTTTATTCCAATAGTGAGGGCAATTACGTCCACAAGAAAATTGAGGAGTGTACAGGTCAAGAAATCACAGAAGAATGGTTGTACCACCTTGGGGTACCTGTTGATAAAATCAAGGACTTAGCGAGTCAGGACTATATCAATACAGTTCCTGTTTACATGCCTTATATTACGAGTTACTTTATGCCACGCGTCAAAGGAGACCGTCCGAAAGTTATCCCAGATGGTTCAGTCAACTTGGCCTTTATTGGTAACTTTGCGGAATCTCCATCTCGAGATACGGTCTTTACGACTGAGTATTCTATTCGTACTGCCATGGAAGCAGTGTATAGCTTCTTGAATGTGGAACGAGGCATCCCAGAAGTCTTTAATTCAGCCTATGATATTCGTGAATTGCTCAAAGCCTTTTATTACCTTAATGATAAAAAGGCAATCAAGGATATGGATTTGCCAATTCCTGCACTGATTGAGAAAATCGGACATAAAAAAATCAAGGATACCTTTATCGAAGAATTGCTCAAAGATGCTAATCTTATGTAA
- a CDS encoding S1 RNA-binding domain-containing protein gives MNDLLATVITGLIKEENANDYFIHKEGFTFTLSKAEGERQIGDMVTGFAYTDIEQKARLTTKEIRSTRTSYGWGEVTEVRRDLGVFVDTGIPNKEIVVSLDVLPEMKELWPKKGDKLYIRLDVDKKDRIWGLPAEPEVFQKMASPAYNNMQNQHWPAIVYRLKLTGTFVYLPENNMLGFIHSSERYAEPRLGQVLDARVIGFREVDRTLNLSLKPRSFEMLENDAQMIVTYLEANGGFMTLNDKSSPEEIKASFGISKGQFKKALGGLMKAKRIKQDATGTELIG, from the coding sequence ATGAATGATTTACTAGCAACAGTCATTACTGGGCTTATTAAAGAAGAAAACGCTAATGACTATTTTATCCACAAAGAAGGGTTTACCTTTACCTTGTCTAAAGCAGAAGGAGAACGCCAGATTGGTGATATGGTCACAGGCTTTGCCTATACAGACATAGAGCAAAAGGCACGTCTCACAACCAAAGAGATCCGTTCAACACGGACAAGTTATGGCTGGGGGGAAGTGACAGAGGTTCGTCGTGACCTAGGCGTTTTTGTCGATACAGGAATTCCAAATAAAGAAATTGTGGTTTCTTTGGACGTGTTGCCTGAGATGAAAGAACTATGGCCTAAAAAAGGGGATAAACTTTACATTCGTTTGGATGTGGATAAAAAAGACCGTATTTGGGGACTTCCAGCAGAGCCTGAGGTCTTTCAAAAGATGGCTAGCCCTGCTTACAATAACATGCAAAATCAACATTGGCCAGCAATTGTTTACCGCCTAAAATTAACAGGAACGTTTGTTTACCTGCCTGAAAACAACATGTTGGGCTTTATTCACTCAAGTGAACGCTACGCAGAACCGCGCTTAGGTCAGGTTTTAGATGCCCGTGTGATTGGGTTTAGAGAGGTCGATCGTACCTTGAATTTATCGTTGAAACCACGTTCTTTTGAGATGTTGGAGAATGACGCTCAGATGATTGTTACTTATCTGGAAGCCAATGGTGGTTTCATGACTTTAAATGACAAATCAAGTCCAGAAGAGATTAAAGCAAGCTTTGGTATTTCAAAAGGCCAGTTTAAAAAAGCCTTGGGTGGATTGATGAAAGCTAAACGTATCAAACAAGACGCCACAGGAACTGAATTAATAGGATAA
- a CDS encoding NUDIX hydrolase, giving the protein MPQDYISYIRSKVGHDKIILNFAGGILTNDDGKVLMQLRGDKKTWTIPGGTMELGESSLETCKREFLEETGIEVEAVRLLNVYTHFEEVYPNGDAVQTIVFIYELTAVSDMAIDNFHNEETLKLQFFSHEEIAELESVSAKHRLMLEEYFSDSFAMGH; this is encoded by the coding sequence ATGCCACAAGACTACATTTCTTATATCCGCTCCAAAGTTGGGCATGATAAGATTATTCTTAACTTTGCTGGTGGGATTTTGACCAATGATGACGGCAAGGTGCTGATGCAGCTGCGTGGTGATAAGAAAACCTGGACTATTCCTGGTGGCACTATGGAACTGGGTGAGAGCTCTTTAGAGACTTGCAAACGTGAGTTCTTAGAGGAAACCGGAATTGAGGTTGAAGCTGTTCGCTTACTGAATGTTTACACTCATTTTGAGGAAGTTTATCCCAACGGTGATGCTGTTCAGACTATTGTCTTTATCTATGAACTAACGGCTGTTTCTGATATGGCTATTGATAACTTTCATAATGAGGAAACGCTCAAGTTACAATTTTTCTCTCATGAGGAGATAGCAGAGTTAGAGAGTGTCTCAGCCAAACATCGCCTGATGTTAGAGGAATATTTTAGTGATAGCTTTGCTATGGGGCATTAA
- the frr gene encoding ribosome recycling factor: MANAIIETAKERFAQSHQSLSREYASIRAGRANASLLDRIQVDYYGAPTPLNQLASITVPEARVLLISPFDKSSIKDIERALNASDLGITPANDGSVIRLVIPALTEETRKELAKEVKKVGENAKIAIRNIRRDAMDDAKKQEKAKEITEDELKTLEKDIQKATDDAIKEIDRMTAEKEKELLSV, translated from the coding sequence ATGGCAAATGCAATTATTGAAACTGCAAAAGAACGTTTTGCACAATCCCATCAGTCTTTATCACGTGAATATGCCAGCATTCGTGCGGGTCGTGCCAACGCTAGTCTTTTAGACCGTATCCAAGTTGATTATTACGGGGCACCGACACCATTAAATCAATTGGCTTCAATCACTGTACCAGAAGCGCGTGTCTTATTGATCTCGCCTTTTGATAAATCTTCTATCAAAGATATCGAGCGCGCTCTTAACGCATCAGATTTAGGCATTACACCTGCTAACGATGGCTCTGTCATTCGTTTGGTTATTCCAGCTTTGACCGAAGAAACACGTAAAGAATTAGCCAAAGAAGTGAAAAAAGTTGGTGAAAATGCTAAAATTGCAATCCGTAATATCCGCCGCGATGCTATGGATGATGCTAAAAAGCAAGAAAAAGCAAAAGAAATCACTGAAGATGAGTTAAAAACACTTGAGAAAGATATCCAAAAAGCAACCGATGATGCTATCAAAGAAATTGACCGCATGACGGCTGAAAAAGAAAAAGAATTGCTCTCAGTGTAA
- a CDS encoding LysM peptidoglycan-binding domain-containing protein, whose product MIITKKSLFVTSVALSLVPLATAQAQEWTPRSVTEIKSELVLVDNVFTYTVKYGDTLSTIAEAMGIDVHVLGDINHIANIDLIFPDTILTANYNQHGQATNLTVQAPASSPASVSHVPSSEPLPQASATSQPTVPMAPPATPSDVPTTPFASAKPDSSVTASSELTSSTNDVSTELSSESQKQPEVPQEAVPTPKAAETTEVEPKTDISEAPTSANRPVPNESASEEVSSAAPAQAPAEKEETSAPAAQKAVADTTSVATSNGLSYAPNHAYNPMNAGLQPQTAAFKEEVASAFGITSFSGYRPGDPGDHGKGLAIDFMVPENSALGDQVAQYAIDHMAERGISYVIWKQRFYAPFASIYGPAYTWNPMPDRGSITENHYDHVHVSFNA is encoded by the coding sequence ATGATTATTACTAAAAAGAGCTTATTTGTGACAAGTGTCGCTTTGTCGTTAGTACCTTTGGCGACAGCGCAGGCACAAGAGTGGACACCACGATCGGTTACAGAAATCAAGTCTGAACTCGTCCTAGTTGATAATGTTTTTACTTATACTGTAAAATACGGTGACACTTTAAGCACAATTGCTGAAGCAATGGGGATTGATGTGCATGTCTTAGGAGATATTAATCATATTGCTAATATTGACCTAATTTTTCCAGACACGATCCTAACAGCAAACTACAATCAACACGGTCAGGCAACGAATTTGACGGTTCAAGCACCTGCTTCTAGTCCAGCTAGCGTTAGTCATGTACCTAGCAGTGAGCCATTACCCCAAGCATCTGCCACCTCTCAACCGACTGTTCCTATGGCACCACCTGCGACACCATCTGATGTCCCAACGACACCATTCGCATCTGCAAAGCCAGATAGTTCTGTGACAGCGTCATCTGAGCTCACATCGTCAACGAATGATGTTTCGACTGAGTTGTCTAGCGAATCACAAAAGCAGCCAGAAGTACCACAAGAAGCAGTTCCAACTCCTAAAGCAGCTGAAACGACTGAAGTCGAACCTAAGACAGACATCTCAGAAGCCCCAACTTCAGCTAATAGGCCTGTACCTAACGAGAGTGCTTCAGAAGAAGTTTCTTCTGCGGCCCCAGCACAAGCCCCAGCAGAAAAAGAAGAAACCTCTGCGCCAGCAGCACAAAAAGCTGTAGCTGACACCACAAGTGTTGCAACCTCAAATGGCCTTTCTTACGCTCCAAACCATGCCTACAATCCAATGAATGCAGGGCTTCAACCACAAACAGCAGCCTTCAAAGAAGAAGTGGCTTCTGCCTTTGGTATTACGTCATTTAGTGGTTACCGTCCAGGTGATCCAGGAGATCATGGTAAAGGTTTGGCCATTGATTTTATGGTGCCTGAAAATTCTGCTCTTGGTGATCAAGTTGCTCAATATGCCATTGACCATATGGCAGAGCGTGGTATTTCATACGTTATTTGGAAACAGCGATTCTATGCGCCATTTGCAAGTATTTACGGACCAGCCTACACATGGAACCCCATGCCAGATCGCGGCAGTATTACAGAAAACCATTATGATCATGTTCATGTCTCCTTTAATGCTTAA